A part of Coriobacteriia bacterium genomic DNA contains:
- a CDS encoding FAD-dependent oxidoreductase: MSSETYSVVIVGAGPAGIFAALELVRAGITDVLIVEKGHPIANRRCPARRTSCVGCRTCDIMTGWGGAGAFSDGKLTLTTEVGGWLGDYVPKAELEELLEYADQLWLEYGATTEVHGPDPATAVELEREATLAGMKLVPMRIRHLGTDRSPEVLDAMRVALEAAGVTVRTDVAAKRILAEGGHVTGVELADGSVASAPNVIAAPGREGADWLADQSHALGLSLVNNAVDIGVRVECPSPVMDRLTDALYEAKLIYHTKAFGDAVRTFCMNPHGEVTTESYGDVVTVNGHSYAHSKTGYTNFAVLVSTRFTEPFRDPITYGRSIAKLANLLGDGILVQRLVDLKAGRRSTPDRIAQSLAEPTLADATPGDLSAVLPYRHLTDIIEFLDAMEPLAPGISGPSTLLYGVEVKFYSSRVKVSAELETTIEGLFAIGDGAGITRGLLQSSASGVIAARAVAGSGA; the protein is encoded by the coding sequence GTGAGCTCTGAGACCTACAGTGTCGTCATCGTCGGTGCCGGACCCGCCGGCATCTTTGCTGCACTTGAGTTGGTTCGGGCGGGCATCACAGACGTGCTGATAGTGGAGAAGGGTCACCCAATCGCGAACCGCCGCTGTCCGGCTCGGCGCACCTCGTGCGTCGGCTGCCGCACCTGCGACATCATGACGGGCTGGGGCGGCGCCGGCGCGTTCTCGGACGGGAAGCTCACGCTCACCACCGAGGTAGGCGGTTGGCTAGGAGACTACGTACCCAAGGCCGAGCTCGAGGAGCTGCTCGAATACGCCGACCAACTCTGGCTGGAGTACGGTGCCACCACGGAGGTTCACGGCCCCGACCCGGCAACCGCTGTGGAGCTTGAGCGCGAGGCCACGCTGGCAGGCATGAAACTCGTCCCGATGCGCATCCGCCACCTGGGTACCGATCGCTCGCCGGAGGTACTCGACGCTATGCGCGTCGCGCTCGAAGCGGCCGGCGTGACAGTTCGAACCGACGTCGCTGCCAAGCGCATCCTCGCTGAGGGCGGACACGTGACTGGCGTGGAGCTTGCCGACGGCTCGGTCGCAAGTGCGCCAAACGTCATCGCCGCTCCCGGCCGAGAAGGCGCCGACTGGCTCGCAGACCAGTCCCACGCGCTCGGGCTCTCGCTCGTCAACAATGCGGTCGACATTGGCGTGCGCGTCGAGTGCCCTTCGCCAGTCATGGACCGACTCACTGACGCGCTCTACGAGGCGAAGCTCATCTACCACACCAAGGCCTTCGGCGATGCCGTGCGTACCTTCTGCATGAACCCGCACGGCGAGGTCACTACCGAGAGCTACGGCGACGTCGTTACCGTCAACGGACACAGCTACGCGCACTCCAAGACGGGCTACACTAACTTCGCCGTGCTGGTCAGCACGCGCTTCACCGAGCCGTTTCGCGATCCAATCACGTATGGCCGGTCAATCGCCAAACTCGCAAACCTGCTTGGCGACGGCATCCTAGTGCAACGGCTGGTCGACCTGAAGGCGGGGCGTCGTTCCACGCCGGACCGCATCGCGCAGTCGCTTGCAGAGCCTACGCTGGCGGATGCCACACCCGGTGACCTCTCGGCGGTGCTGCCCTACCGCCACCTCACGGACATCATCGAGTTCCTCGATGCGATGGAGCCGCTTGCGCCCGGCATCAGCGGTCCGAGCACGCTTCTCTACGGCGTGGAGGTCAAGTTCTACAGCTCGCGTGTCAAGGTATCGGCGGAACTCGAAACCACGATCGAAGGGTTGTTCGCCATCGGCGACGGCGCGGGGATCACCCGAGGGCTACTGCAGTCCAGCGCAAGTGGTGTGATTGCGGCGCGCGCGGTTGCCGGATCAGGCGCATAG